The nucleotide sequence TAAGAACTCCGGACCGATCAATGCATCGAACCCATGTTCGGAATACATGTTCCTCGACGACACCGCCTGCAACCTGTCGAGCATCAACCTTAAGAAGATGATGCGACCAGACGGTTCCTTCGATGTCGAACGTTTCCGAAGAGCTTGTTCGATCTTCATCACAGCCCAGGAAATCCTCGTCGATCACGCGAGTTACCCAACTCCAGCGATCGCTGAGAACTCCCATCTCTATCGACCGCTCGGTCTTGGATACGCCAACCTTGGCAGCTTGCTGATGACGATGGGTATTCCTTACGACAGCGATGCTGGACGTGGAATTTGCGGTGCTTTGACCGCGATTCTCAACGGCGAAGGATATCGAACCTCCGCCGAAATCGCTGGCAACATCGGACCGTTCGCGGGTTACCGTGACAACGAACAACCGATGCTCAACGTCATGCAGATGCATCGAAACGCCGTCGAGAATATCGACTCTTCCTGCCCTGCCTACCTGCAAGATGCAGCCCGACAAGTCTGGAACGAGTGCCTGCAGCTGGGCCGACAAAACGGTTACCGCAATGCTCAGGCAACAGTCCTCGCACCGACGGGAACAATCGCCTTCATGATGGACTGCGACACCACCGGCATCGAACCGGACATCGCACTCATCAAATACAAGCAACTCGCTGGCGGCGGAATGATGAAAATCGTCAACCAGACGGTCCCACACTCGCTGCAGGTTCTCGGATACGATGAACCGGAAATCAAAGGGATTCTGGAGTACCTCGAGGAAAACGAGACGATCGAGGGAGCTCCTGGCCTCAAGGATGATCACCTGCCCGTCTTTGACTGTGCTTTCAAGCCTGCCAACGGCAGCCGCTCGATTCACTGGCGTGGACACGTCGGCATGATGGCGGCAGCTCAGCCGTTCCTGTCGGGAGCCATTTCCAAGACAGTCAACATGCCTTCCACTTCGACCGTGGAAGACATCGAGAACGCCTACATCGAAGGTTGGAAACTCGGCCTCAAAGCCCTCGCGATTTACCGCGATGGTTCCAAGCAGAGCCAGCCTCTCGCCACCAAGAAAGAAGGCGACCGCAAAGCTGGCTCGTCCGACCGGCCAAAACGCAGACGGCTCCCGGACACCCGACAATCGCTCACCCACAAATTCAATGTTGGTGGTCACGAAGGCTACATCACTGTTGGTCTCTTCGAAGACGGAGCCCCCGGCGAACTCTTCATCGTCATGGCGAAAGAAGGATCGACGATCGGTGGTCTCATGGATGTGATCGGCACGGAAACGTCGCTCGCACTTCAATTCGGAGTGCCGCTTGATGCCCTTGTGAACAAGTTCAGTCACGCCCGATTTGAGCCTTCCGGTTGGACCACCAACCCGGACATCCCCGTCGCCAAGAGTGTTGTCGATTACATCTTCCGATGGCTCGGCATTACGTTCATCGACGGCTACCGCGAAGCGAACACGCCGAAGCGGGACGACGGAGACAAGTCGGCAAACCCCACTAAACCCTCGCATCATGACGACGCAGAGGGAGAAGCACAGGACGCCGCTTCAAAGGTCGCTGCTCGAGTTTTCGAACGAGCCAACGCTCCGAAAAAGACTCAAGAGCCACAAGGCCAACATTCCAACGGCCACAGTACCAATGGCAACGGCCATCGCTCTACAGAGACCAATGGTCAGCAACCCGCCGAGCAGATGACTTCGCAGAATCTGGAGGTCCTTCATCTCGAAGTGAACGACCGATCCAGCCAGTTCGCAGAATTCCAGTCGGATGCCCCCGCATGCGACAACTGCGGAGCCATCACTTGCCGCAACGGCAACTGTTATCTCTGTCACAACTGCGGCAACAGCATGGGCTGCTCATAACCAAAGTTGCGACGCTCAACATGATTACGCACTTAGCCCCGGGTGACTCACCCGGGGCTAAATTGTGACTCACCCGGGGCTAATTTTTGAATCACACGTTGCTAAAGTGCAAAACTCAATTTGAATCTAGAATTCAAATCCGCACGCCGTTCAAGAAACTGAAACACACGGGCCATGAGTTCGAACATCCTCGCAACCATGTTTACGTTCACGACGTACGGAACATGGCTCCGTGGTGATCAACGCGGTTGGGTTCAGCACGGCCAAGTCTACTCTGAAAACCCACAACTTGAAGCATCCGATCGCGCACGGATGAAACATGCCCCATTCTACTTCGACGAAGATCAGTGGTTCGAAATCGGGGACAAGATCGGAACACAACTGACCCAACGCTCAGACGTCAAGATTCTCGCGATGGCCATTCGAAGCTGGCACGTCCACTTTCTGGTCAGCGCGTCGTGCCATGAGCCCGGAGTCATCGCTAAGTGCGCGAAAGATGCGGTGAGATACCATTTGCGGCCGGGGCGACCGATCTGGACGACTGGCTACGACAAAAGATATTGCTTCGACGAACAAACGGTTTTCAATCGCGTCCGGTACATTGAGCGACACAATACCGAACTCGATCGTCCACCACGCCCATGGGATTTCATCACCGACTGGCGCATGTAGCGAACTCAATAACAACAATTTAGCCCCGGGTGAGTCACCCGGGGCTAAACGCACAATTCTCAATCAACTCACTCTCAAGAATCGCAGCAAATTCACGTAACGAATCTTAACGAGGCTTCATGCTCTCAAGTTCCTTGAGCCGCTTCAGTGCATCTTGCTGCTTCAACAATCCATAGTTGATTCCAGCTGCATTGAGCGAAGTTCCCGTCTGGAACGGGTAATCATTGAAGTCTGCAAAGAAAGCCTTGATCTGCTGCTGAATCGGGACGAGCAACCAAATCTGTCGAGCG is from Thalassoglobus sp. JC818 and encodes:
- a CDS encoding vitamin B12-dependent ribonucleotide reductase, which gives rise to MHNSEGMTVSQTNFQGAGVQGLRVDPYFCPAGADPFETVNWVPRSAQIKDENGGVLFEQNECLVPSSWSALATNVVVSKYFFGEPGTPQRETSVRQVIYRVARTIANWGIQDGYFATPEDGETFYRELAWLCTHQHGSFNSPVWFNVGLFHEYGVKGSQGNYHFDPNTKRIERPETPYEFPQASACFIQSVEDSMDGIMRLATSEAMLFKFGSGTGTDLSTIRSSREKLSGGGTPSGPLSFMRVYDQIAAVVKSGGKTRRAAKMQSIKDWHPDVMDFIQCKTKEEKKAHTLIASGEYDSNFNGEAYSSIMFQNANLSVRLSDEFMQSVENDSDWTTRWVTDPSKDGPTYKAREILRAMAEGTWQCGDPGVQYDTTINSWHTCKNSGPINASNPCSEYMFLDDTACNLSSINLKKMMRPDGSFDVERFRRACSIFITAQEILVDHASYPTPAIAENSHLYRPLGLGYANLGSLLMTMGIPYDSDAGRGICGALTAILNGEGYRTSAEIAGNIGPFAGYRDNEQPMLNVMQMHRNAVENIDSSCPAYLQDAARQVWNECLQLGRQNGYRNAQATVLAPTGTIAFMMDCDTTGIEPDIALIKYKQLAGGGMMKIVNQTVPHSLQVLGYDEPEIKGILEYLEENETIEGAPGLKDDHLPVFDCAFKPANGSRSIHWRGHVGMMAAAQPFLSGAISKTVNMPSTSTVEDIENAYIEGWKLGLKALAIYRDGSKQSQPLATKKEGDRKAGSSDRPKRRRLPDTRQSLTHKFNVGGHEGYITVGLFEDGAPGELFIVMAKEGSTIGGLMDVIGTETSLALQFGVPLDALVNKFSHARFEPSGWTTNPDIPVAKSVVDYIFRWLGITFIDGYREANTPKRDDGDKSANPTKPSHHDDAEGEAQDAASKVAARVFERANAPKKTQEPQGQHSNGHSTNGNGHRSTETNGQQPAEQMTSQNLEVLHLEVNDRSSQFAEFQSDAPACDNCGAITCRNGNCYLCHNCGNSMGCS